Within Vicia villosa cultivar HV-30 ecotype Madison, WI linkage group LG1, Vvil1.0, whole genome shotgun sequence, the genomic segment CCATGGAAGAGAAAGCTGCTACTTCTGGAGTAGGTTTGGTACCAACAACAATTATTGTTGGGATGATTTTAGAAATGGGGTTCTTATCTGTGTTTATGTATGCTTGAAGCTCTTCTACAACATCATGTCCAATAATAGTGGTTGGGATAACAAACTGAAAACCAACTTCTTTGGCATTATGGTCGATAAGTATCATTCCAACACCACCACCTTGCTTTAGTAgtatggatttttcttctctattGTCAACGAATGTTTCAATTGTGCAAATAACAATTTTTCCATTGATTAAGGTAGGATCTAGAGTATTGTTATTGCAGAGGCTAGCGTTTGTTGCTGGAACTCCAGAAACTCTAGTTGCACTTCCATGTCAAACCATGAAAACTCTCCATTTTTATTGGGTTTAGAGAAAAACCCTTCAAGACTTTTGGGTTGCCGAGGTAGATATTTGAATTGAATTCTCTGTCTAACGTGCTAGCGGAAACGATAAGGATCCAAGGAGCAACATTGCAAGCCGTTCGAGGAAACACGGAGTTTCCAGCAGAAGCAGAAACAAGAATCTCCTTTTGAAAAGCATGGAATGTTCCAATACTGACCGCGTCCTCGAAGTAATTCGGCTGCGGAGGATTAGGACCAAAGGAGAGGGAAAGTATGtcaacaccatcatgaatggcaTCATCTATAGCCGAAAAAGATCAGCATCATTGCAAAATCCAAACTAACAGGCCTTGTAGATAGCACGCCTTGTACTTGGAGCACCACCTCTAGCTGTTCCTTTGGCAATGCCGAATAAGCTAGCATTAGCAACAATGAATCCTACAATGGTGGAAACTGTGTGTGTTCCATGTCCATCACTCTCT encodes:
- the LOC131594861 gene encoding subtilisin-like serine-protease S codes for the protein MFFRDADKRGVVDVKLTLITVTSPWKTISYKNLTLIKVESISDGYDERGLSATESLDIYKETFWRVGSKSFFELLQKLSTSETPPSCVIFDVFFLPWTLDVGQSFGLFGVWLKSESFNDYGFDAENGSLKGVVNKVFFRSARESDGHGTHTVSTIVGFIVANASLFGIAKGTARGGAPSTRRAIYKAYDAIHDGVDILSLSFGPNPPQPNYFEDAVSIGTFHAFQKEILVSASAGNSVFPRTACNVAPWILIVSASTATRVSGVPATNASLCNNNTLDPTLINGKIVICTIETFVDNREEKSILLKQGGGVGMILIDHNAKEVGFQFVIPTTIIGHDVVEELQAYINTDKNPISKIIPTIIVVGTKPTPEVAAFSSMGTNIITPDIIKPVIT